Proteins encoded within one genomic window of Panicum virgatum strain AP13 chromosome 1N, P.virgatum_v5, whole genome shotgun sequence:
- the LOC120653384 gene encoding uncharacterized protein LOC120653384, translating into MERDALGPKKMSLSSFAMDSLNSDSPRMQLHGIRLMHSLQQTEPAKTQLLAKLTTSANTSARLINMLDWTHPTNTTIRLFAAKVTAELAKGLRVATTPGLIQNVSTRLDYGNKVRERGNPLMDTDDEQEAMHDPVLNVSDNHEERCISVPDSGNLLETQDRSTQQVGTAGQSSEEEPLVETDQDLLPALGMSILYNLAGSDQSNCEEIVRSTGLIPKIIGFTSYRRSDTAYTDSQGKVLVTSSLQLSHRLTSINGEIGITLWHKVSKHAFLLRNLAKILEDCRSSQESRKLVAGILRNLAVDGNTRQEIGCIQVIITRLMQEFLSLGQPSVSHADHVLRKVAGQALAMLAMESVQNSSVILNETGHVFIKELTMMIHDDRHRCVAASLLRSIVLQAWPELNESDLQAISYSVREVLERIMDAEGAELEILIGLSSEICRVIPADFARELEHGYIKDRFVKRLVDALNANMEPSAHYRGIRRVILQQAINMMEHDPCYASCFSNCRMMEAVSMVEETASKAENYSIFLGDVGLMEHREPLSSLVVRVKQLLAVRPTQQPSSRLVFGARPRAR; encoded by the exons ATGGAAAGGGATGCGCTTGGTCCAAAGAAGATGAGCCTCAGCAGCTTTGCCATGGATTCCCTGAACTCGGACTCACCCAGGATGCAGCTCCATGGGATCAGGTTAATGCACAGCCTTCAGCAGACAGAGCCAGCTAAGACACAGCTCCTCGCAAAGCTCACCACCTCTGCAAACACATCAGCTAGATTAATCAACATGCTGGACTGGACGCATCCAACGAACACCACTATCAGATTGTTCGCCGCCAAGGTGACCGCCGAGCTAGCAAAGGGCCTCAGAGTGGCCACTACCCCTGGGTTAATTCAGAATGTATCTACGCGTCTTGATTACGGTAACAAAGTGAGAGAACGAGGAAACCCACTTATGGACACAGATGATGAACAAGAGGCAATGCATGATCCAGTTCTGAATGTCTCTGACAACCATGAGGAAAGGTGTATTTCAGTTCCGGACAGTGGCAACCTATTGGAAACACAAGATCGCTCAACCCAGCAAGTTGGCACCGCCGGACAGAGCTCTGAGGAGGAGCCACTAGTAGAGACCGACCAGGATCTGCTCCCTGCTCTGGGAATGTCAATTCTTTACAATCTGGCTGGTAGTGATCAGAGCAACTGTGAGGAGATAGTCAGATCAACCGGCCTCATTCCAAAGATCATAGGATTCACAAGCTACCGTAGAAGCGACACGGCGTATACTGACAGTCAAGGGAAGGTCCTTGTGACTTCATCACTACAGCTGTCGCACAGGCTCACAAGCATCAATGGAGAAATCGGCATCACGCTGTGGCACAAGGTCTCGAAgcatgccttcctcctaagaAACCTAGCAAAGATCCTCGAAGACTGCAGGAGCAGCCAAGAATCGAGGAAATTGGTGGCAGGAATCCTCAGAAacctcgctgtcgacgggaacaCAAGGCAAGAGATTGGGTGCATCCAAGTGATCATCACGAGGCTGATGCAGGAATTTCTCAGCCTAGGCCAACCCTCAGTTTCACATGCTGATCACGTGCTACGAAAGGTCGCCGGGCAAGCgctggcaatgttggcaatggAGAGTGTGCAAAACTCCTCGGTCATATTAAATGAAACAGGGCATGTGTTCATCAAGGAACTCACAATGATGATCCATGATGATAGGCATAGATGTGTTGCAGCTAGTCTGTTGCGGAGTATAGTCTTACAGGCTTGGCCCGAGCTTAACGAGTCGGATCTGCAGGCAATATCTTACTCTGTTCGAGAG GTGCTGGAAAGAATAATGGATGCAGAGGGGGCAGAGCTAGAGATCCTTATCGGCCTTAGTTCAGAGATATGTAGAGTCATTCCTGCAGACTTTGCCCGAGAACTGGAGCATGGCTATATTAAGGACAGATTCGTCAAGAGGCTCGTCGATGCGCTGAATGCAAACATGGAACCCAGTGCTCATTACCGGGGGATCAGGAGGGTGATCCTCCAGCAAGCCATAAACATGATGGAACATGATCCCTGTTACGCGAGCTGTTTCAGCAATTGTCGCATGATGGAAGCGGTATCCATGGTGGAAGAGACGGCCTCAAAGGCTGAGAACTACTCCATCTTCCTGGGAGATGTTGGGCTCATGGAGCACAGGGAGCCTCTCTCATCTCTCGTTGTCAGGGTTAAGCAGTTGCTCGCCGTCCGTCCGACTCAGCAGCCATCAAGTAGACTAGTGTTTGGtgcgcgcccacgcgcgcgaTGA